In one Nostoc sp. KVJ3 genomic region, the following are encoded:
- a CDS encoding RNaseH domain-containing protein: MYQGFYGSLCIKTQHVGDLTENLEIQNFSEAKKTYQQQRPALLVERINQITAFLPQTKELSGALIEIRRKPPISEADPKLAWRIGAMKTGYLNQHIHRITTQTDVEKLKKSGLEPVKRAVSDLLRQFGILPDTALIDSKKDGIDPDVWLTCFYVLRRTRKTNAENIPKTVVLTIRVNPITAKVELTTPDLFNKQGWVSYPVGLGHLSDEDWNPNSFDESNEEVDDAQKRHEQTQEQRLINKFVAECLHECLNTPITDKNPPRVLFMAEAQNSRKMLNWLQNQNLLTNDPLETLKQHLSQEQINRLWVVRLRVADNGEVPVAIVKDSPGSRTSGVYRWQGVCDDGERSLYLSVRKPLNTEQGTKILQQKQSRLDSGSRQAGKARILEIVLIHHPEIPGDKLARFVHSLRSRWPYFANDVVLPLPFPFAIKAKEYAVSTKDPVESSETDDSNL; the protein is encoded by the coding sequence ATCTATCAGGGTTTCTACGGTTCTCTGTGTATTAAGACTCAGCACGTTGGCGACCTCACAGAAAACCTGGAAATTCAAAATTTCTCTGAAGCGAAGAAAACTTATCAACAGCAACGCCCTGCTTTATTAGTAGAGCGCATTAATCAAATTACCGCGTTTCTACCCCAAACTAAAGAACTCAGTGGGGCATTAATCGAAATTAGACGTAAACCTCCTATATCCGAGGCTGATCCCAAGCTTGCGTGGCGAATTGGGGCAATGAAAACAGGTTATCTCAATCAACACATTCACCGAATAACCACCCAAACTGATGTAGAGAAGCTGAAGAAATCTGGTTTGGAACCAGTGAAACGAGCAGTATCAGACTTACTAAGACAATTCGGAATTTTACCTGATACTGCTTTAATTGATTCCAAAAAAGATGGTATTGATCCTGATGTCTGGTTAACATGCTTTTATGTCCTACGCCGCACCCGCAAAACAAATGCTGAAAACATTCCTAAAACTGTTGTTTTGACGATCAGAGTTAATCCAATCACAGCAAAAGTAGAGTTAACAACCCCTGATTTATTTAATAAACAAGGTTGGGTCTCATATCCTGTCGGACTCGGACACCTGTCAGATGAAGACTGGAATCCAAACTCTTTTGATGAAAGCAATGAAGAAGTTGATGATGCACAAAAGCGCCACGAGCAAACACAAGAACAACGGTTAATAAATAAATTTGTTGCTGAATGTTTACATGAGTGCTTAAATACTCCAATTACTGATAAAAACCCCCCACGTGTGCTGTTTATGGCAGAAGCACAAAATTCCCGCAAAATGCTCAACTGGCTACAAAATCAAAATCTACTAACTAATGACCCACTAGAAACGTTGAAACAGCATCTTTCACAAGAACAAATCAATCGTCTGTGGGTTGTGCGCTTACGAGTTGCAGATAATGGTGAAGTACCAGTTGCGATTGTTAAAGATTCTCCTGGTAGTCGAACCAGTGGTGTTTACCGATGGCAGGGTGTGTGTGATGATGGAGAGCGATCGCTCTACCTAAGCGTTAGAAAGCCTTTAAACACCGAACAAGGTACAAAAATACTACAACAGAAGCAGTCTCGCCTTGATAGTGGTAGTAGGCAAGCAGGAAAAGCCAGAATATTAGAAATAGTCCTTATTCACCATCCAGAAATTCCAGGTGACAAGCTAGCCCGCTTTGTTCATTCTCTCAGGAGTCGCTGGCCTTATTTTGCAAATGACGTTGTTCTACCATTGCCTTTTCCCTTTGCAATTAAGGCTAAAGAGTATGCTGTCAGTACTAAAGATCCTGTGGAATCCTCGGAGACTGACGACTCTAATCTTTAA
- a CDS encoding Bax inhibitor-1 family protein codes for MSNTSNFREAIREAKSHALVGPNVIANALPYVGGGLVLTALGTYGGLGVIRTNPGIFFPTFIGAVILELILFFVAQNVAQKGNKGLALPLLATYSLLSGYTLSGLVFVALRSQGVGIQGIGLAALGCGVTFIFARQIGSNLSEQDGMALTKTINLGVIALVVVCLAQFGFAMFGVYTPNWLEIAISGLGVFLFVGVSVVDFYILPRTYSDDQYLPAALSMYLTYINLFVFILRLLIAINGRD; via the coding sequence ATGAGCAATACCAGTAATTTTCGTGAAGCTATCCGTGAGGCTAAATCTCACGCCCTCGTTGGCCCAAACGTGATAGCCAATGCCCTGCCCTACGTCGGTGGTGGATTGGTGCTAACGGCATTAGGAACCTACGGCGGTTTGGGAGTTATCCGCACTAACCCCGGAATATTCTTTCCCACCTTCATAGGTGCGGTGATTTTGGAGTTAATTTTGTTCTTTGTTGCCCAAAATGTTGCCCAAAAAGGTAACAAGGGTCTTGCCCTACCCCTGTTGGCAACATACAGCCTCTTATCTGGATATACTCTCAGTGGCTTGGTATTTGTCGCTTTGAGATCCCAAGGTGTTGGTATTCAAGGCATTGGTTTAGCTGCCCTTGGTTGTGGCGTTACTTTTATTTTCGCCCGTCAAATTGGTTCAAATCTCTCTGAACAAGATGGGATGGCTTTGACGAAAACCATCAATCTTGGCGTTATCGCCTTGGTGGTTGTGTGCCTTGCCCAATTTGGGTTTGCCATGTTTGGTGTTTACACCCCAAATTGGTTAGAAATTGCCATCTCCGGTTTAGGGGTATTTCTGTTTGTTGGGGTTTCTGTTGTCGATTTCTACATCTTACCCCGCACTTACAGCGATGACCAATATCTTCCTGCTGCTTTGTCGATGTACTTAACCTACATCAACTTGTTTGTCTTTATCTTACGGTTGCTAATTGCCATAAATGGCCGCGATTAA
- a CDS encoding PCRF domain-containing protein (programmed frameshift) yields MLELLNIKIEVERLSNILTKAEDCLDLQYLTARIQYLDRVIAQSGFWNNPIRAYEVLQEIEYSIFYKHQKYQRWYSILEDIKAALELLELSADEQLWQEVQANLTQLQQELETAEIRQLLSEPHDKKGAFLTITAEVGGVDAEDWAYMLLRLYHSWVVSHNYLVDIVEESYGDEAGIKSVTLEIIGHYAYGLLKSEQGTHRVLRVSPFSSNSKRHTCLASVEVNPILDESIDFEIPEKDLEITFYRHRGNVNRTEIWVKMVHIPTGISVSCNQERSQMQNKEKALAILKSKLFAMPTAGYAYALAQGVQLDKIQPRQIKSLSNKLIREYILHPDTKVKDLRTNVETPAATEVLDGKIDFFIKAYLQQLNHATSLSKEALDNFK; encoded by the exons ATGCTAGAACTCTTAAATATCAAAATCGAAGTAGAAAGGTTATCTAATATCTTGACCAAGGCTGAGGATTGTCTT GACCTCCAATATTTGACTGCAAGAATTCAATATTTAGATAGAGTAATTGCTCAATCAGGTTTTTGGAATAATCCAATCCGTGCTTATGAAGTACTTCAAGAAATTGAATACTCCATATTCTACAAGCATCAGAAATATCAGCGCTGGTATTCGATTCTAGAAGATATCAAGGCTGCGTTGGAATTGTTGGAATTATCAGCCGATGAGCAATTGTGGCAAGAGGTGCAAGCTAACCTTACCCAACTCCAACAAGAACTCGAAACAGCAGAAATACGACAATTGTTGTCTGAACCCCACGACAAAAAAGGTGCATTTTTAACTATTACTGCTGAGGTTGGTGGCGTAGATGCTGAAGATTGGGCATATATGTTATTGCGGCTGTACCACAGTTGGGTAGTTAGTCACAATTACTTAGTGGATATAGTCGAAGAATCTTATGGAGATGAGGCTGGCATTAAATCTGTAACCTTAGAAATTATAGGTCACTACGCCTATGGTCTCCTTAAATCAGAACAAGGAACCCATCGCGTACTAAGAGTTTCTCCCTTTAGCAGCAACAGCAAACGGCATACTTGCCTAGCCAGTGTAGAAGTCAATCCTATTTTAGATGAGTCTATTGATTTTGAGATTCCAGAGAAGGATTTGGAAATTACTTTTTATCGTCATCGGGGGAATGTCAACCGCACAGAAATATGGGTAAAGATGGTTCACATTCCTACTGGGATTAGTGTATCTTGTAACCAAGAGCGTAGCCAGATGCAAAACAAAGAGAAAGCCTTAGCTATTCTCAAGAGTAAACTGTTTGCGATGCCTACGGCTGGCTACGCCTACGCACTAGCCCAAGGTGTCCAGCTTGACAAAATTCAACCCCGACAGATAAAGTCTCTATCCAACAAGCTCATCCGTGAATATATCTTGCATCCTGACACCAAGGTAAAAGATTTACGCACCAATGTCGAAACACCTGCTGCGACAGAGGTATTAGACGGTAAAATTGATTTTTTTATCAAAGCCTATCTGCAACAGCTAAATCACGCTACTTCACTGAGTAAAGAAGCACTTGATAATTTCAAGTAA